One stretch of Paenibacillus sp. AN1007 DNA includes these proteins:
- a CDS encoding transglutaminase domain-containing protein: MKRLFFMMFALTLLLAGCQSNDQESSPSDNISGETKQGSSILSLKEKYGTASDKSIMPMYNVAQNEEFTFKFKADLRNSSLSSDDIISVHTDIKGLKASKVYALPEINGESVSIKPLGWGVLSSESMEKTLDSSWGGAPIYYIRLNYDPDADKLTLLDKPIIIPFTVKSELPVPKLRYEIDKDRRLALVWDKVEGASQYKIYKRIDRSRIFDPNNLPLQGAENAYSESNPLVIATTTETTFNDFMKDGRGGLGIYNDIVTTKQNFGIQGEYYVTAIGEGKESNFSNGVATAPLASQLPSSMKEDFYRDKLKDINELPQKITVEYNDGSLARETLVYDTANVEISPFNETIIPFHVKGTALKNYVRVENVTQEDLDKLTQQRVADSSNGFVEPKNNTPYVPAPDVPTIINNNDTPPAAEENNDSSDAAVKNNNDPSVSSNETAAPDVDSQENLVDEQKSNTEQNVEQGNQEIVPEPAAGEDFINADSALEEVLAKNMIAAQDSISLKAFPEAQNFTTLSDVVLKVMYQNPLILGVEGFEYNYGTLTLSVHYNESAGDIQRKQNEIIAKAKEVTASIIKQGMSDDEKRKAIYDYLNDNAKYDDAALKSAEQNNFKQVDAQFNDSFTTYGILVKGIGVCASYASVYKLLSDLSGLESIVVTGTSSGVPHAWNKVKIGNDWLHVDATNNQTNSGIPYFLYNANDETAESQKTVADKDYWLDTELDQFKGESDASDYYVQNDLEVNSISEYKNKAETHLKKGETSVILRFASPVDSDELMTAAGEALTAVNEALLDHAQLATLGSYVMLETKPEEK; encoded by the coding sequence ATGAAACGACTATTTTTTATGATGTTTGCACTTACCCTGCTGCTCGCCGGCTGCCAGAGTAATGATCAGGAGAGCAGCCCATCCGATAACATATCAGGCGAAACGAAACAGGGATCCAGCATTTTAAGCCTAAAAGAAAAATACGGCACAGCATCCGACAAATCCATCATGCCTATGTACAACGTAGCCCAGAATGAAGAATTTACGTTTAAGTTTAAAGCAGATTTGAGAAATTCAAGCTTGTCTTCAGATGATATTATTTCCGTACATACCGATATCAAAGGACTTAAAGCAAGTAAAGTTTATGCTCTTCCAGAAATAAATGGAGAGAGCGTATCGATTAAACCGCTGGGCTGGGGTGTGTTAAGTTCTGAATCCATGGAAAAAACTTTAGATAGCAGTTGGGGCGGCGCTCCAATCTATTATATTCGTCTGAACTATGATCCGGATGCGGATAAGCTTACTTTACTTGATAAACCCATAATTATACCGTTTACAGTAAAGTCTGAGCTGCCGGTACCTAAACTTAGATACGAGATCGATAAAGACAGACGGTTAGCCCTAGTATGGGACAAAGTTGAAGGGGCAAGCCAATATAAGATATATAAACGCATCGATCGAAGTAGAATTTTCGATCCAAACAATCTCCCTCTTCAAGGTGCGGAAAATGCTTATAGTGAAAGTAATCCTTTGGTTATCGCAACGACAACCGAAACAACCTTTAATGATTTTATGAAAGATGGGCGTGGAGGCCTTGGTATTTATAATGATATCGTTACAACGAAGCAAAATTTCGGCATTCAGGGAGAATACTACGTTACCGCCATCGGGGAAGGTAAAGAATCCAATTTTAGTAATGGAGTTGCCACAGCTCCACTGGCATCGCAATTACCTTCATCAATGAAAGAAGATTTTTATCGAGACAAATTAAAAGACATTAACGAATTACCTCAGAAAATAACGGTAGAGTACAATGATGGCTCTCTGGCCCGTGAAACGCTTGTCTACGATACGGCTAATGTAGAAATCTCACCGTTTAATGAAACAATCATTCCATTTCACGTCAAGGGAACGGCACTTAAAAATTACGTACGTGTAGAAAATGTCACCCAGGAAGATTTGGATAAACTTACCCAGCAGCGTGTGGCGGATTCCAGCAACGGATTCGTTGAGCCTAAAAACAACACGCCTTATGTACCTGCACCAGATGTACCTACCATTATTAACAACAATGACACACCACCAGCAGCCGAAGAAAATAACGACTCATCAGATGCTGCGGTCAAGAACAATAACGATCCAAGTGTATCTTCCAATGAGACAGCCGCTCCAGATGTAGATTCTCAGGAGAACCTTGTCGATGAGCAAAAGTCAAACACTGAGCAGAACGTGGAACAGGGTAACCAGGAGATCGTGCCTGAGCCGGCTGCCGGTGAGGATTTTATTAATGCAGATTCTGCGCTGGAAGAGGTTCTCGCTAAAAACATGATTGCTGCTCAGGACAGCATCTCGCTAAAAGCTTTTCCTGAAGCCCAGAATTTCACCACTCTCTCGGATGTCGTCTTGAAGGTAATGTACCAGAATCCGCTCATTCTTGGCGTAGAAGGATTCGAATACAATTATGGCACGCTTACCCTCTCGGTTCATTACAATGAATCGGCTGGAGATATTCAGAGAAAACAGAATGAAATTATCGCCAAAGCAAAGGAAGTTACTGCTTCAATTATTAAACAGGGCATGAGCGATGATGAGAAGCGCAAAGCCATCTATGATTATCTGAACGACAATGCAAAATATGATGACGCAGCACTGAAAAGTGCAGAGCAGAACAATTTCAAACAAGTGGATGCACAATTCAATGACTCCTTTACCACCTACGGTATTCTCGTCAAGGGTATAGGTGTATGCGCAAGTTATGCATCCGTATATAAGCTGCTCTCGGACTTATCTGGATTGGAAAGCATCGTTGTCACCGGCACCTCCAGCGGTGTACCTCATGCATGGAACAAAGTCAAAATCGGAAATGATTGGTTACACGTGGATGCAACCAATAATCAGACCAACTCCGGCATTCCTTATTTCCTGTATAACGCTAATGATGAGACAGCCGAAAGTCAGAAAACGGTAGCAGATAAAGACTACTGGCTGGACACCGAGCTGGATCAGTTCAAAGGTGAAAGTGATGCTAGTGATTATTATGTGCAGAATGATCTTGAAGTTAATTCGATTAGCGAATACAAGAACAAGGCCGAAACGCATTTGAAAAAAGGGGAGACTTCTGTCATTCTTCGCTTTGCCTCCCCTGTTGACTCCGATGAACTGATGACAGCTGCAGGTGAAGCGCTAACTGCAGTGAACGAAGCCCTGCTGGATCACGCGCAGCTCGCCACCCTGGGAAGCTATGTGATGCTGGAAACAAAGCCGGAAGAGAAATAA
- a CDS encoding SDR family oxidoreductase gives MATQDQHSIQDPTTQYPKANPDWKQQQEEPGLQREMTPVPDCGETTYKGSGRLTGRKAVVTGADSGIGRAAAIAYAREGADVVLSYLPEEEADAKEVVQLIEEAGRRAIAVPGDLKDEKYCEQLIETAVKELGGIDILANVAGKQQFVEQIEDLTTEQFDATFKTNVYSMFWLNKAAVKHMKAGGSIINTSSIQAYSPSPILLDYATTKASINTFSKALAQQVGSRGIRVNVVAPGPVWTPLQVVGGQPVEKLAEFGNNTPLGRAGQPVEMAPAYVFLASQESSYVSGETLNANGGTVSP, from the coding sequence ATGGCGACGCAAGATCAGCATTCGATTCAAGATCCAACGACACAATATCCGAAGGCAAACCCGGACTGGAAACAGCAGCAGGAAGAGCCGGGATTGCAGCGTGAGATGACTCCGGTTCCCGATTGTGGTGAAACAACGTATAAAGGCAGCGGGCGCCTTACAGGCCGCAAAGCGGTTGTTACCGGTGCAGATAGCGGGATTGGCCGTGCGGCGGCGATTGCTTATGCACGTGAAGGAGCAGACGTTGTACTCTCCTATCTGCCGGAGGAAGAAGCAGATGCTAAGGAAGTTGTGCAGCTGATTGAGGAAGCTGGCCGAAGAGCAATAGCTGTTCCAGGAGATCTGAAGGATGAGAAATACTGCGAACAACTAATTGAAACTGCGGTCAAAGAACTGGGCGGGATTGATATTCTCGCGAACGTGGCAGGCAAACAGCAGTTTGTTGAGCAGATCGAAGATCTAACGACAGAACAATTCGACGCTACGTTCAAAACGAATGTATATTCCATGTTCTGGCTTAACAAAGCAGCAGTCAAACATATGAAAGCGGGCGGCTCAATCATCAACACATCTTCCATTCAGGCATACAGCCCGTCTCCAATTCTGTTGGACTATGCAACGACTAAAGCATCAATTAACACATTCAGCAAGGCACTCGCCCAGCAGGTTGGCAGCAGAGGTATTCGTGTGAATGTTGTGGCACCGGGGCCGGTATGGACACCGCTGCAGGTTGTCGGTGGACAGCCTGTAGAGAAGCTGGCCGAATTTGGTAACAATACCCCGCTGGGACGAGCAGGGCAACCTGTAGAGATGGCTCCGGCTTACGTATTTCTGGCAAGTCAGGAATCCAGCTATGTGAGCGGAGAGACCTTGAATGCCAATGGCGGTACGGTTAGTCCGTAA
- a CDS encoding amino acid permease produces MESKELSRGLKPRHVELIALGGTIGVGLFMGSASTIKWAGPSVLLAYLMAGIIIFFVMRIMGEMLIQEPVTGSFATFAHKYIGPLAGFLTAWSYWFLWVTVGMAEVTAIGIYVGYWFPDIPQWLPALAGVLIIAAANLAAVKFYGEFEFWFAMIKVTAIVAMIVIGTGLIFFGWGNGGQPIGLSNLINHGGFFPGGIKGFLFALCIVTAAYQGVEMVGITAGEAENPKYTLRKAIKNIVWRILIFYVGAIFVIVTLYPWNEVGETGSPFVLTFAKVGIVAAAGIINFVVLTAAMSGCNSGIYSAGRMLYTLAENGQAPAFFKKLSKGGVPRNSIVVTISLLLIGVILNYLMPDSKLFLYIYSASVLPGMVPWFALAFSQFRFRKRWGQELAEHNFKSKWFPISNYIIIVYLILVIIGMAFNPDTRLPLIVGAAFMGVVVVGYYVFGIGGREKANDQK; encoded by the coding sequence TTGGAATCAAAAGAACTATCGAGAGGGCTGAAGCCACGCCATGTTGAGCTGATTGCGCTCGGCGGTACAATTGGTGTGGGGTTATTCATGGGATCGGCCAGTACGATCAAATGGGCAGGTCCATCCGTACTGCTGGCCTATTTAATGGCTGGTATCATTATCTTTTTTGTTATGCGTATTATGGGAGAGATGTTGATCCAGGAACCGGTAACGGGTTCGTTTGCGACATTTGCCCACAAATATATCGGACCGCTTGCCGGATTTCTCACGGCCTGGAGTTACTGGTTTCTGTGGGTTACGGTGGGTATGGCAGAAGTTACGGCAATCGGAATTTACGTGGGATACTGGTTTCCGGATATTCCGCAGTGGCTGCCGGCGCTTGCGGGTGTGCTCATCATTGCAGCAGCGAATTTAGCGGCGGTCAAGTTCTATGGAGAATTTGAATTCTGGTTTGCCATGATTAAAGTGACTGCGATCGTGGCGATGATTGTCATCGGAACAGGTCTTATTTTCTTCGGATGGGGGAATGGCGGGCAGCCAATCGGTTTGTCCAATCTAATTAACCATGGGGGCTTCTTTCCCGGAGGAATCAAAGGTTTCCTGTTTGCGCTGTGTATCGTAACGGCCGCTTATCAAGGGGTAGAGATGGTGGGGATTACGGCTGGGGAAGCCGAAAACCCGAAGTACACGCTGCGCAAAGCGATCAAAAATATCGTGTGGCGGATACTCATATTCTACGTAGGTGCAATTTTTGTTATCGTTACGCTGTATCCATGGAATGAGGTAGGCGAGACGGGCAGCCCATTCGTGCTGACCTTTGCCAAAGTTGGTATTGTGGCAGCTGCGGGGATTATTAACTTCGTCGTGCTGACAGCGGCAATGTCGGGATGCAACAGCGGGATCTACAGTGCCGGGCGGATGCTGTACACGCTGGCAGAGAACGGGCAGGCGCCTGCCTTTTTCAAAAAGCTGTCCAAAGGCGGGGTTCCCCGCAACAGTATCGTGGTGACCATCTCGCTGCTCCTGATTGGCGTGATATTGAATTATCTGATGCCTGATTCGAAGCTGTTCCTATACATCTACAGTGCGAGTGTACTGCCGGGGATGGTGCCTTGGTTTGCACTGGCGTTCAGTCAGTTCCGTTTCAGAAAGCGCTGGGGCCAGGAACTGGCGGAGCATAACTTCAAGTCCAAATGGTTCCCGATCAGCAATTACATCATTATTGTGTATCTGATCCTGGTTATCATCGGTATGGCCTTTAACCCGGATACACGGCTGCCGCTGATCGTTGGTGCGGCGTTTATGGGGGTTGTAGTGGTTGGTTACTACGTATTTGGTATAGGCGGTCGCGAGAAAGCAAACGATCAAAAATAA
- a CDS encoding DUF4003 family protein: MHTERVELFVSNTEIIKKPFKYQHTMMQRIVALLYAAENKTVDVEAIRHSNELIKQNTKRFSTFRGFSSFSIAAMLSLTNDGLTRLQHMLQVYDLMKDIKFRNSEYLVMAAYQIAAQAPPEQFQHAVQRAKTFYDQMKTEHPILTGRDDYIFTAMLALSDLEPDSTIVRMERFYQDLKSTFSAGNHLQSLTQVLVMGSNDPEVNARIMTLRDTFRARKLRMDKTYTLPSLGLLTLLPSDPEKLTDEVVDTYDWLRSQKGFGPWSIHKQELLLFSSALTILEHVENLRREVLPTAMSTTITNMIIAQQAAMTAAAAASAAAAASQSSG, from the coding sequence ATGCACACCGAAAGAGTCGAATTATTCGTTTCTAATACAGAGATCATCAAGAAACCATTCAAATATCAGCATACGATGATGCAGCGTATAGTCGCTTTACTCTACGCCGCGGAGAATAAAACCGTGGACGTGGAAGCGATCCGTCATAGCAACGAATTGATCAAGCAAAACACCAAACGATTTTCTACATTTAGAGGTTTTTCTTCCTTCAGCATCGCAGCCATGCTTTCTCTGACTAATGATGGGCTGACAAGGCTGCAGCATATGCTTCAAGTTTATGATCTGATGAAAGATATCAAGTTTCGCAATTCCGAATACTTGGTGATGGCGGCCTATCAGATTGCTGCTCAGGCTCCGCCTGAACAATTTCAGCATGCGGTACAGCGGGCCAAAACCTTCTATGACCAGATGAAAACAGAGCATCCGATCCTAACAGGAAGGGACGATTATATTTTCACAGCAATGTTAGCTCTTTCTGACTTGGAACCGGATTCCACAATAGTACGCATGGAACGTTTCTACCAAGACTTGAAATCAACCTTTTCGGCGGGTAACCACTTGCAATCTTTAACGCAGGTACTCGTTATGGGCAGCAATGATCCGGAGGTCAACGCTCGGATCATGACGTTAAGAGATACTTTCCGTGCAAGGAAACTTCGGATGGACAAAACATACACCCTGCCCTCTCTTGGACTTCTGACCCTATTACCTTCTGATCCGGAGAAGCTGACAGATGAGGTAGTGGATACCTATGACTGGTTACGATCCCAGAAGGGGTTCGGCCCTTGGTCCATTCACAAGCAGGAGCTGCTGCTGTTCTCCTCTGCACTGACAATCCTTGAGCATGTAGAGAATCTGCGCAGAGAGGTACTCCCAACAGCCATGTCAACAACGATTACTAACATGATCATCGCCCAGCAAGCTGCTATGACCGCGGCAGCGGCAGCTTCAGCAGCTGCCGCTGCTTCCCAGTCATCCGGTTGA
- a CDS encoding phosphotransferase: MFNQPTALRSVLSPAYLEWALHEHYDIGTWKECIFWLRGLNDTYRVRTSTGLYILRIYRTEVTEADVRYELSVLTALKAGLGTSEHTKIGDFITAKDQTGYIMLDAAEGKRAAVMFHYIEGIENNLQDEESCYAFGQSAAELHKAMDQIKLEPVLEWRTNRPRFELDTKFLIDESLERILRYTSEHHEESAFLQTFASVLKEKILTVSSTGLDYGLCHGDMHGNNNVFQQQDQFTHYDFEWAAPGWRAYDLAQVKVRKRQSGDPEQKQRLWDALMKGYRSVRNFSDADEQAIDLFITARRFWVMGLDAAFIESDMGALDYGADWLNDFIEEFRGTGIVK, translated from the coding sequence ATGTTCAATCAACCAACGGCTTTACGTTCGGTACTCAGTCCGGCTTATCTGGAGTGGGCCTTGCACGAACATTACGATATTGGAACGTGGAAAGAATGCATATTTTGGCTGCGAGGACTGAATGACACTTATCGTGTACGGACAAGTACAGGGTTATATATACTGCGTATTTATCGTACCGAGGTGACGGAAGCGGATGTTCGTTATGAATTGAGTGTGCTGACTGCGCTTAAAGCAGGATTGGGTACGAGCGAACACACGAAGATTGGAGATTTTATCACGGCAAAGGATCAGACCGGTTACATCATGCTGGACGCAGCGGAAGGAAAGCGGGCAGCTGTCATGTTTCATTATATTGAGGGGATAGAAAATAATCTGCAGGATGAGGAATCCTGCTATGCTTTTGGTCAGTCTGCTGCTGAGCTGCACAAGGCTATGGATCAGATCAAGCTGGAACCCGTACTGGAATGGAGAACAAACCGTCCAAGGTTCGAACTGGATACGAAGTTTCTTATCGATGAGTCCTTGGAACGAATCCTTCGGTACACGAGTGAGCATCATGAGGAATCAGCATTTTTGCAGACATTTGCCTCTGTCTTAAAAGAGAAGATTCTGACCGTCTCCAGCACAGGGCTGGATTATGGTTTGTGCCACGGTGATATGCATGGAAACAACAATGTGTTTCAGCAGCAGGATCAGTTCACTCATTATGACTTCGAGTGGGCTGCTCCGGGGTGGCGTGCGTATGACTTGGCTCAAGTGAAAGTTCGAAAACGGCAATCAGGTGATCCTGAGCAGAAGCAACGGCTGTGGGATGCGCTGATGAAAGGATATCGTTCGGTTCGTAACTTCTCAGATGCAGATGAGCAGGCGATAGACCTGTTTATTACTGCCCGTCGGTTCTGGGTGATGGGTCTGGATGCGGCCTTTATCGAGAGTGATATGGGTGCACTGGATTATGGTGCAGACTGGCTGAATGATTTTATTGAGGAGTTTCGGGGTACAGGTATCGTCAAATAA
- the sulP gene encoding sulfate permease: MKGTGRYAGYRMADFRKDLISGLIVGIIAIPLGMAFAIASGVKPEYGLYTTIIAGILISLLGGSKFQIGGPTGAFIPILFAIVMQYGYENLLIAGMMAGLMLIIMGVFKLGALIKFIPRPVTIGFTAGIAVLIFSGQIVNVLGLTGVTKHEDFYSNMREIGMHIGTINIYSLLTAGVCLAVLLLVPKFAPKVPASLLGLILSTIVAAVFFKDQVATIGSSFGAIQGTLPGFRLPEITWERMIHLLQPAFVIAMLGGIESLLSAVVADGMTGSRHNSNRELIGQGVANLITPLFGGIPATGAIARTATNIKSGAVSPLSGVIHGVVVLLVLLLFAPYASLIPLASMAPVLMLVAWNMSERKSFAHVLRTKTGDSLVLLLTFLLTVFTSLTTAVEVGLILAVILFVKRMSEMLKVAKVLPDPDHKHEKVMAHMVQEGHDCPQISLYTIEGPLFFGAADMFEKSVMDSLPERPGLLLLRMGKVPFIDTTGEANLAGLIKHFERKGGTVLLSGIQEQPLEMLKRTGLLERINPAHRFEHTGEAINYALQHLNQEKCRGCRHFAFRECGVLSGTAVESEQQQKWKVVRAKVAP; this comes from the coding sequence ATGAAAGGCACCGGGAGATACGCGGGTTATCGAATGGCTGATTTTCGCAAGGATCTGATATCGGGACTAATTGTCGGGATTATAGCAATTCCACTTGGCATGGCTTTTGCTATCGCTTCGGGAGTCAAGCCGGAATATGGGTTGTATACAACCATTATTGCGGGGATTTTGATTTCTTTGCTAGGCGGTTCCAAATTTCAGATTGGAGGTCCTACCGGGGCATTTATTCCGATTCTTTTTGCCATTGTAATGCAGTATGGTTACGAGAATTTATTGATTGCGGGTATGATGGCTGGGTTGATGCTGATTATTATGGGCGTGTTCAAGCTGGGGGCATTAATCAAATTTATACCAAGACCAGTTACTATTGGTTTTACCGCAGGGATTGCCGTTCTCATTTTTAGCGGTCAGATTGTGAATGTTCTAGGACTCACAGGTGTTACGAAGCACGAGGACTTTTACTCCAATATGAGAGAGATCGGAATGCACATCGGCACGATCAACATATATAGTTTGCTGACAGCGGGGGTATGCCTGGCTGTTCTTCTGCTTGTGCCAAAGTTCGCACCTAAAGTGCCTGCTTCATTGTTAGGTTTGATTCTATCGACTATTGTCGCTGCCGTTTTTTTCAAAGATCAGGTGGCTACAATTGGTTCATCCTTTGGGGCGATACAGGGAACGTTACCTGGGTTCCGCCTGCCGGAGATCACGTGGGAACGGATGATTCATTTACTGCAGCCTGCTTTTGTCATCGCTATGCTGGGCGGTATCGAATCGCTGCTGTCCGCTGTTGTAGCTGACGGCATGACAGGAAGCCGTCATAACAGCAACCGGGAACTGATCGGGCAGGGGGTTGCCAATCTGATTACGCCGCTGTTTGGCGGAATTCCTGCTACAGGAGCAATTGCACGTACAGCAACGAATATTAAGTCTGGTGCGGTATCGCCTTTGTCAGGCGTAATTCATGGTGTTGTCGTACTGCTTGTGCTGCTTCTGTTCGCACCCTACGCATCCCTCATCCCACTTGCCAGTATGGCGCCGGTACTTATGCTGGTGGCCTGGAATATGAGTGAGCGTAAGTCCTTTGCGCATGTGCTGCGGACCAAAACAGGTGACTCGCTTGTGCTTCTTCTGACATTTTTGCTAACCGTATTTACAAGTCTTACGACAGCGGTCGAAGTTGGCTTGATTCTGGCAGTCATTCTGTTTGTGAAAAGAATGAGCGAGATGTTAAAAGTCGCCAAAGTCCTGCCTGATCCAGATCATAAACATGAGAAAGTTATGGCTCATATGGTGCAGGAGGGACATGATTGTCCGCAGATTAGCCTCTATACGATTGAAGGCCCATTATTTTTTGGTGCGGCAGATATGTTTGAAAAATCAGTGATGGATTCACTCCCAGAACGTCCCGGATTGCTGCTGCTTCGCATGGGGAAAGTTCCTTTTATCGATACAACGGGCGAGGCTAATCTGGCTGGTTTAATCAAGCATTTTGAACGAAAGGGCGGAACTGTGTTGTTATCTGGGATACAGGAGCAGCCGCTTGAGATGCTGAAACGAACGGGTTTGCTGGAGCGAATCAATCCTGCTCATCGGTTTGAACATACCGGGGAAGCTATTAACTATGCCTTACAGCACTTGAATCAAGAGAAATGCAGAGGCTGCAGACATTTTGCTTTTCGGGAGTGTGGGGTTTTGTCGGGTACCGCTGTTGAATCTGAACAGCAGCAGAAGTGGAAGGTGGTTAGAGCTAAAGTGGCTCCATAA
- a CDS encoding metalloregulator ArsR/SmtB family transcription factor encodes MNQSVQQFKADFFKALAHPMRIRILELLSEGAKNVNELQSILGSEGSAVSQQLAVLRSKNVVQGIKEGTTVTYSLRDPLIKDLLAVAKQIFDNHLVDAISMLEDMRKDS; translated from the coding sequence ATGAATCAGAGCGTACAGCAATTTAAAGCGGACTTCTTCAAAGCTTTGGCACATCCGATGCGAATCCGCATTCTGGAGCTGCTGAGCGAAGGGGCGAAAAATGTCAATGAGCTGCAGAGCATTCTCGGGTCGGAAGGTTCTGCGGTGTCCCAGCAGCTGGCTGTGCTGCGCAGCAAAAATGTGGTACAGGGCATCAAGGAAGGTACGACGGTCACCTATTCGCTGCGTGATCCACTGATTAAAGACCTGCTGGCAGTAGCCAAACAAATTTTCGACAATCATCTGGTCGATGCCATCTCGATGCTGGAGGATATGCGCAAAGATAGCTGA
- a CDS encoding suppressor of fused domain protein translates to MSKSSEYSPSGVPILRHKDKGREWQSASYAADEWLEQIEQHADQYLGEAESVFHELLSDKVHIDVHVVRPTPNRNYYTLYTTGMSALPMNTPEDAEDYAYAELMICLPPDWPLFEEKLEVSDHYWPIRWLKTMARLPHDYDTWLSWGHTVPNGDPAIPFSGNTDMCAFIVLPPLETDEDFLTLDMEDGQTVHFYAILPIYLDELEHKLEYGLDALLDRFEEHHVNEILDLTRVNTCEDARH, encoded by the coding sequence ATGTCCAAATCCTCAGAATATTCGCCCTCCGGCGTCCCAATCCTTCGTCATAAGGACAAAGGGCGTGAGTGGCAGTCTGCTTCATATGCAGCAGACGAATGGCTGGAGCAGATCGAGCAGCACGCTGACCAATATCTTGGCGAAGCTGAATCCGTGTTTCATGAGCTGCTGTCGGACAAGGTTCATATCGATGTTCATGTCGTTCGCCCAACACCGAATCGCAATTATTACACGTTATACACCACAGGTATGAGTGCCCTGCCTATGAACACACCAGAAGATGCAGAGGACTATGCGTATGCGGAACTGATGATTTGTTTACCGCCTGATTGGCCTCTGTTTGAAGAGAAGCTGGAGGTATCGGATCACTACTGGCCCATACGCTGGTTGAAAACGATGGCTCGCCTGCCGCATGACTATGATACCTGGCTGAGCTGGGGACATACTGTACCAAATGGTGATCCGGCAATTCCTTTTTCAGGCAATACTGACATGTGTGCCTTCATCGTACTTCCGCCGCTTGAGACGGATGAGGATTTTCTGACGCTGGATATGGAGGACGGACAAACCGTGCACTTTTATGCGATTCTTCCCATCTATCTGGATGAGCTTGAGCACAAGCTGGAATATGGTTTAGACGCTCTGCTCGACCGGTTTGAAGAACATCACGTGAATGAAATTTTGGATCTAACCCGGGTCAATACCTGTGAGGATGCGCGGCATTAA